The following coding sequences lie in one Gorilla gorilla gorilla isolate KB3781 chromosome 5, NHGRI_mGorGor1-v2.1_pri, whole genome shotgun sequence genomic window:
- the GJA10 gene encoding gap junction alpha-10 protein isoform X1 encodes MGDWNLLGGILEEVHSHSTIVGKIWLTILFIFRMLVLRVAAEDVWDDEQSAFACNTRQPGCNNICYDDAFPISLIRFWVLQIIFVSSPSLVYMGHALYRLRAFEKDRQRKKSHLRAQMENPELDLEEQQRIDRELRRLEEQKRIHKVPLKGCLLRTYVLHILTRSVLEVGFMIGQYILYGFQMHPLYKCTQPPCPNAVDCFVSRPTEKTIFMLFMHSIAAISLLLNILEIFHLGIRKIMRTLYKKSSSEGIEDETGPPFHLKKYSVAQQCMICSSLPERISPLQANNQQQVIRVNVPKSKTMWQIPQPRQLEVDPSNGKKDWSEKDQHSGQLHVHSPCPWAGSAGNQHLGQQSDHSSFGLQNTTMSQSWLGTTTAPRNCPSFAIGTWEQSQDPEPSGEPLTDLHSHCRDSEGSMRESGVWIDRSRPGSHKASFLSRLLSEKRHLHSDSGSSGSRNSSCLDFPHWENSPSPLPSVTGHRTSMVRQTALPIMELSQELFHSGCFLFPFFLPGVCMYVCVDREADGEGDYLWRDKIIHSIHSVKFNS; translated from the coding sequence ATGGGGGACTGGAACTTATTGGGTGGCATCCTAGAGGAAGTTCACTCCCACTCAACCATAGTGGGGAAAATCTGGCTGACCATCCTCTTCATCTTCCGAATGCTGGTACTTCGTGTGGCTGCTGAGGATGTCTGGGATGATGAACAGTCAGCATTTGCCTGCAACACCCGGCAGCCAGGTTGCAACAATATCTGTTATGATGATGCATTCCCTATCTCTTTGATCAGGTTCTGGGTTTTACAGATCATCTTTGTGTCTTCTCCTTCTTTGGTCTATATGGGCCATGCACTTTATAGGCTCAGGGCCTTTGAGAAAGACAGGCAGAGGAAAAAGTCACACCTTAGAGCCCAGATGGAGAATCCAGAGCTTGACTTGGAGGAGCAGCAAAGAATAGATAGGGAACTGAGGAGGTTAGAGGAGCAGAAGAGGATCCATAAAGTCCCTCTGAAAGGATGTCTGCTGCGTACTTATGTCTTACACATCTTGACCAGATCTGTGCTGGAAGTAGGATTCATGATAGGCCAATATATTCTCTATGGGTTTCAAATGCACCCCCTTTACAAATGCACTCAACCTCCTTGCCCCAATGCAGTGGATTGCTTTGTATCCAGGCCCACTGAGAAGACAATTTTCATGCTTTTTATGCACAGCATCGCAGCCATTTCCTTGTTACTCAATATACTGGAAATATTTCATCTAGGCATCAGAAAAATTATGAGGACACTTTATAAGAAATCCAGCAGTGAGGGCATTGAGGATGAAACAGgccctccattccatttgaaGAAATATTCGGTGGCCCAGCAGTGTATGATTTGCTCTTCGTTGCCTGAAAGAATCTCTCCACTTCAAGCTAACAATCAACAGCAAGTCATTCGAGTTAATGTGCCAAAGTCTAAAACCATGTGGCAAATCCCACAGCCAAGGCAACTTGAAGTAGACCCTTCCAATGGGAAAAAGGACTGGTCTGAGAAGGATCAGCATAGCGGACAGCTCCATGTTCACAGCCCGTGTCCCTGGGCTGGCAGTGCTGGAAATCAGCACCTGGGACAGCAATCAGACCATTCCTCATTTGGCCTGCAGAATACTACAATGTCTCAGTCCTGGCTAGGTACAACTACGGCTCCTAGAAACTGTCCATCCTTTGCAATAGGAACCTGGGAGCAGTCCCAGGACCCAGAACCCTCAGGTGAGCCTCTCACAGATCTTCATAGTCACTGCAGAGACAGTGAAGGCAGCATGAGAGAGAGTGGGGTCTGGATAGACAGATCTCGCCCAGGCAGTCACAAGGCCAGCTTTCTGTCCAGATTGTTGTCTGAAAAGCGACATCTGCACAGTGACTCAGGAAGCTCTGGTTCTCGGAATAGCTCTTGCTTGGATTTTCCTCACTGGGAAAACAGCCCCTCACCTCTGCCTTCAGTCACTGGGCACAGAACATCAATGGTAAGACAGACAGCCCTGCCGATCATGGAACTATCACAAGAGCTGTTCCATTCTGgatgctttctttttcctttcttccttcctggggtgtgtatgtatgtttgtgttgACAGAGAGGCAGATGGAGAGGGAGATTATTTATGGAGAGATAAAATTATTCATTCGATACATTCAGTTAAATTCAATTCATAA
- the GJA10 gene encoding gap junction alpha-10 protein isoform X2, with amino-acid sequence MGDWNLLGGILEEVHSHSTIVGKIWLTILFIFRMLVLRVAAEDVWDDEQSAFACNTRQPGCNNICYDDAFPISLIRFWVLQIIFVSSPSLVYMGHALYRLRAFEKDRQRKKSHLRAQMENPELDLEEQQRIDRELRRLEEQKRIHKVPLKGCLLRTYVLHILTRSVLEVGFMIGQYILYGFQMHPLYKCTQPPCPNAVDCFVSRPTEKTIFMLFMHSIAAISLLLNILEIFHLGIRKIMRTLYKKSSSEGIEDETGPPFHLKKYSVAQQCMICSSLPERISPLQANNQQQVIRVNVPKSKTMWQIPQPRQLEVDPSNGKKDWSEKDQHSGQLHVHSPCPWAGSAGNQHLGQQSDHSSFGLQNTTMSQSWLGTTTAPRNCPSFAIGTWEQSQDPEPSGEPLTDLHSHCRDSEGSMRESGVWIDRSRPGSHKASFLSRLLSEKRHLHSDSGSSGSRNSSCLDFPHWENSPSPLPSVTGHRTSMNMLLELSSIMKK; translated from the coding sequence ATGGGGGACTGGAACTTATTGGGTGGCATCCTAGAGGAAGTTCACTCCCACTCAACCATAGTGGGGAAAATCTGGCTGACCATCCTCTTCATCTTCCGAATGCTGGTACTTCGTGTGGCTGCTGAGGATGTCTGGGATGATGAACAGTCAGCATTTGCCTGCAACACCCGGCAGCCAGGTTGCAACAATATCTGTTATGATGATGCATTCCCTATCTCTTTGATCAGGTTCTGGGTTTTACAGATCATCTTTGTGTCTTCTCCTTCTTTGGTCTATATGGGCCATGCACTTTATAGGCTCAGGGCCTTTGAGAAAGACAGGCAGAGGAAAAAGTCACACCTTAGAGCCCAGATGGAGAATCCAGAGCTTGACTTGGAGGAGCAGCAAAGAATAGATAGGGAACTGAGGAGGTTAGAGGAGCAGAAGAGGATCCATAAAGTCCCTCTGAAAGGATGTCTGCTGCGTACTTATGTCTTACACATCTTGACCAGATCTGTGCTGGAAGTAGGATTCATGATAGGCCAATATATTCTCTATGGGTTTCAAATGCACCCCCTTTACAAATGCACTCAACCTCCTTGCCCCAATGCAGTGGATTGCTTTGTATCCAGGCCCACTGAGAAGACAATTTTCATGCTTTTTATGCACAGCATCGCAGCCATTTCCTTGTTACTCAATATACTGGAAATATTTCATCTAGGCATCAGAAAAATTATGAGGACACTTTATAAGAAATCCAGCAGTGAGGGCATTGAGGATGAAACAGgccctccattccatttgaaGAAATATTCGGTGGCCCAGCAGTGTATGATTTGCTCTTCGTTGCCTGAAAGAATCTCTCCACTTCAAGCTAACAATCAACAGCAAGTCATTCGAGTTAATGTGCCAAAGTCTAAAACCATGTGGCAAATCCCACAGCCAAGGCAACTTGAAGTAGACCCTTCCAATGGGAAAAAGGACTGGTCTGAGAAGGATCAGCATAGCGGACAGCTCCATGTTCACAGCCCGTGTCCCTGGGCTGGCAGTGCTGGAAATCAGCACCTGGGACAGCAATCAGACCATTCCTCATTTGGCCTGCAGAATACTACAATGTCTCAGTCCTGGCTAGGTACAACTACGGCTCCTAGAAACTGTCCATCCTTTGCAATAGGAACCTGGGAGCAGTCCCAGGACCCAGAACCCTCAGGTGAGCCTCTCACAGATCTTCATAGTCACTGCAGAGACAGTGAAGGCAGCATGAGAGAGAGTGGGGTCTGGATAGACAGATCTCGCCCAGGCAGTCACAAGGCCAGCTTTCTGTCCAGATTGTTGTCTGAAAAGCGACATCTGCACAGTGACTCAGGAAGCTCTGGTTCTCGGAATAGCTCTTGCTTGGATTTTCCTCACTGGGAAAACAGCCCCTCACCTCTGCCTTCAGTCACTGGGCACAGAACATCAATG